The following are from one region of the Paenibacillus sabinae T27 genome:
- the gpmI gene encoding 2,3-bisphosphoglycerate-independent phosphoglycerate mutase, giving the protein MSAPRPVALIIMDGFGLRNTVEGNAVAQANKPNYDRYLKQYPNTTLTASGEAVGLPEGQMGNSEVGHLNIGAGRIVYQDLTRIDKSIREGEFFENETLVEAVRHAKSTGKKLHLYALVSDGGVHSHINHLFAMLELAKKEELNDVFIHAFMDGRDVPPSSGQQFIEALIAKIEEVGVGKIATVSGRYFAMDRDKRWDRVEKTYRAMVYGEGPKFSDALQAITASYQNSVYDEFVEPCVIVDSEGKPLTTVESGDSVVFLNFRPDRAIQLSQVFTNADFRGFDRGPLFPENLHFVCLTTFSETVQGYVAYKPKNLDNTLGEVLVQQNKKQLRIAETEKYPHVTFFFSGGRDVELPGETRILINSPKVATYDLQPEMSAYEVAAACVAEIEADKFDAIILNFANPDMVGHSGLLEPTIKAVEVTDECVGKVVEAVRAKGGVTIIIADHGNADMVFDEEGRPFTAHTTNPVPFIVTDENVVLREHGILADVAPTILDLMGLPQPAEMTGQSMIASRK; this is encoded by the coding sequence ATGTCAGCTCCAAGACCTGTAGCGCTGATTATCATGGACGGTTTCGGTCTGCGTAATACTGTAGAAGGCAATGCCGTTGCACAGGCGAACAAACCTAACTACGACCGTTACCTGAAGCAGTATCCTAATACGACCCTTACCGCCTCCGGCGAAGCCGTAGGACTTCCGGAAGGCCAAATGGGGAACTCCGAGGTAGGACATCTTAACATTGGCGCGGGCCGGATCGTGTACCAGGATTTGACCCGCATCGATAAGTCCATCCGCGAAGGAGAGTTTTTCGAGAACGAAACGCTGGTTGAAGCGGTAAGACACGCCAAATCGACCGGTAAGAAGCTTCACCTGTATGCGCTGGTATCCGACGGAGGGGTACACAGCCATATCAATCACCTGTTCGCTATGCTGGAGCTGGCCAAAAAGGAAGAGTTGAACGATGTATTCATTCACGCCTTCATGGACGGCCGCGACGTACCTCCAAGCAGCGGTCAGCAATTCATTGAAGCTCTTATTGCCAAAATCGAAGAGGTTGGCGTAGGCAAAATCGCCACGGTATCCGGACGTTACTTCGCGATGGACCGCGACAAACGCTGGGACCGCGTAGAGAAGACCTACCGTGCCATGGTTTATGGCGAAGGACCGAAATTTTCGGACGCATTGCAGGCGATCACAGCCTCGTACCAGAATTCCGTGTATGATGAATTTGTTGAGCCTTGCGTGATCGTGGACAGCGAAGGCAAGCCGTTAACGACTGTTGAAAGCGGCGATTCCGTTGTGTTCCTGAACTTCCGCCCGGACCGTGCCATCCAGTTGTCCCAGGTATTCACGAACGCTGATTTCCGCGGCTTTGACCGCGGCCCGCTGTTCCCGGAAAATCTTCATTTTGTCTGCTTGACCACGTTCAGCGAAACGGTTCAGGGCTATGTTGCCTACAAACCGAAGAATCTGGACAACACCCTGGGCGAAGTGCTCGTTCAGCAAAACAAGAAGCAGCTGCGTATTGCGGAGACCGAGAAATATCCGCACGTAACGTTCTTCTTCAGCGGCGGACGTGACGTAGAGCTTCCGGGTGAGACTCGTATTCTGATCAACTCCCCGAAAGTAGCGACTTATGATCTGCAACCGGAGATGAGTGCTTACGAAGTGGCTGCGGCTTGTGTGGCTGAGATCGAAGCGGACAAATTCGATGCCATCATTCTGAACTTCGCGAATCCCGACATGGTCGGCCATTCCGGCTTGCTGGAACCGACGATCAAGGCGGTCGAAGTGACGGACGAATGTGTAGGCAAAGTGGTAGAAGCCGTTCGTGCCAAGGGCGGCGTAACAATCATTATTGCCGACCACGGTAACGCCGATATGGTATTCGATGAAGAGGGCCGTCCGTTTACAGCACATACGACCAACCCGGTTCCGTTTATCGTAACGGACGAGAATGTGGTGCTTCGCGAACACGGCATTCTCGCGGATGTGGCGCCGACGATTCTGGATCTGATGGGCCTTCCGCAGCCTGCGGAAATGACCGGTCAATCCATGATTGCCAGCCGCAAGTAA
- the eno gene encoding phosphopyruvate hydratase — MTIISDVYAREVLDSRGNPTVEVDVYLESGAKGRAIVPSGASTGAHEAVELRDDDKSRYLGKGVLNAVKNVNEIIAPEVIGMDALDQLGIDKAMIALDGTHNKGKLGANAILAVSMAVARAAAAALDVPLYTYLGGFNAKQLPVPMMNIVNGGAHADNNVDVQEFMVLPVGAPSFKEALRTGAEIFHNLKSVLKGKGLNTAVGDEGGFAPNFTSNEDALSSIMEAIEKAGYKPGVDVFLGMDVASTEFFKDGKYHLEGEGKSFTPAEFVDLLSSWVDKYPIITIEDGCSEDDWEGWKLLTEKLGNKIQLVGDDLFVTNTERLGKGIEEGIGNSILIKVNQIGTLTETFDAIEMAKRAGYTAVVSHRSGESEDSTIADIAVATNAGQIKTGAPSRTDRIAKYNQLLRIEDELGELAQYNGLKSFYNLKR, encoded by the coding sequence ATGACTATTATTTCCGACGTTTACGCACGCGAGGTACTTGACTCCCGCGGTAATCCTACTGTAGAGGTTGACGTTTACCTGGAATCCGGCGCGAAAGGCCGCGCTATCGTTCCTTCCGGCGCATCCACAGGCGCTCACGAAGCCGTTGAGCTTCGCGACGACGACAAATCCCGTTACCTGGGCAAAGGCGTTCTGAACGCAGTGAAGAACGTTAATGAAATCATCGCTCCTGAAGTGATCGGCATGGACGCTCTGGACCAACTGGGCATCGACAAAGCCATGATCGCTCTGGACGGAACGCACAACAAAGGCAAACTGGGCGCCAACGCTATCCTGGCTGTTTCCATGGCCGTAGCCCGCGCTGCAGCAGCAGCTCTGGACGTGCCTCTGTACACTTACCTTGGCGGATTCAACGCTAAGCAGCTTCCGGTTCCGATGATGAACATCGTGAACGGCGGCGCTCATGCCGACAACAACGTTGACGTGCAAGAGTTCATGGTTCTGCCGGTAGGCGCTCCTTCCTTCAAGGAAGCTCTGCGTACAGGCGCTGAAATTTTCCATAACCTGAAATCCGTACTGAAAGGCAAAGGCCTCAACACTGCGGTTGGCGACGAAGGCGGCTTTGCTCCTAACTTCACTTCCAACGAAGACGCACTGTCCTCCATCATGGAAGCCATTGAAAAAGCCGGCTACAAACCGGGCGTTGACGTATTCCTGGGCATGGACGTTGCTTCCACCGAATTCTTCAAAGATGGAAAATACCACCTGGAAGGCGAAGGCAAATCCTTCACTCCTGCGGAATTCGTAGACCTGCTCTCTTCCTGGGTTGACAAATACCCGATCATCACGATCGAAGACGGCTGCTCCGAAGATGACTGGGAAGGCTGGAAACTGCTCACCGAGAAACTGGGCAACAAAATCCAACTGGTTGGCGACGACCTGTTCGTAACCAACACCGAGCGTCTGGGTAAAGGTATCGAAGAAGGCATCGGCAACTCCATCCTGATCAAAGTTAACCAAATCGGTACGCTGACTGAAACATTCGACGCGATCGAAATGGCAAAACGCGCAGGCTACACTGCTGTTGTATCCCACCGTTCCGGTGAGTCCGAAGACAGCACTATCGCCGACATCGCCGTAGCTACCAACGCTGGCCAAATCAAGACGGGCGCACCTTCCCGTACTGACCGTATCGCCAAGTACAACCAACTGCTTCGCATCGAAGACGAACTGGGCGAACTGGCTCAATACAACGGCCTGAAATCCTTCTACAACCTGAAAAGATAA
- the gap gene encoding type I glyceraldehyde-3-phosphate dehydrogenase — protein sequence MTVKVGINGFGRIGRLAFRRIQDVEGIEVVAINDLTDAKMLAHLLKYDTTQGKFQGEVEVHDGFFKVNGQDVKVLANRNPEELPWGDLGVDIVLECTGFFTSKEKAELHLKGGAKKVVISAPATGDMKTVVYNVNHDVLDGSETVISGASCTTNCLAPMAKVLNDKFGVVEGLMTTIHAYTGDQNTLDAPHAKGDFRRARAAAENIIPNTTGAAKAIGLVIPELKGKLDGAAQRVPVPTGSLTELVTVLEKNVTVDEINAAMKEAADPETYGYTEDEIVSSDIKGLTFGSLFDATQTKVLSVGDKQLVKTVAWYDNEMSYTAQLVRTLEHFAKLTK from the coding sequence ATGACTGTAAAAGTAGGTATTAACGGATTTGGACGTATTGGCCGCCTCGCATTCCGCCGTATTCAAGACGTGGAAGGAATCGAAGTTGTAGCGATCAATGACCTGACCGATGCCAAGATGCTGGCGCACTTGTTGAAATATGATACAACTCAAGGCAAATTCCAAGGCGAAGTTGAAGTTCATGACGGATTCTTCAAAGTGAATGGCCAAGATGTTAAGGTTCTGGCTAACCGCAACCCTGAAGAACTGCCTTGGGGCGACCTGGGCGTAGATATCGTTCTGGAGTGCACAGGCTTCTTCACTTCCAAAGAAAAAGCTGAGCTTCACCTGAAAGGCGGAGCGAAAAAAGTTGTTATCTCCGCACCTGCTACAGGCGACATGAAAACTGTTGTATACAACGTTAACCATGACGTTCTCGACGGTTCCGAAACTGTTATTTCCGGCGCATCCTGCACAACGAACTGCCTGGCTCCTATGGCCAAAGTTCTGAACGACAAGTTCGGTGTGGTTGAAGGCCTGATGACTACAATCCACGCTTACACTGGCGACCAAAACACGCTGGACGCTCCGCATGCCAAAGGCGACTTCAGACGTGCGCGTGCTGCTGCTGAGAACATTATCCCTAACACGACTGGCGCTGCAAAAGCAATCGGCCTTGTTATTCCTGAGCTGAAAGGCAAACTCGACGGTGCCGCTCAACGCGTACCGGTACCTACAGGTTCCCTGACAGAGCTGGTTACTGTTCTTGAAAAGAACGTAACGGTAGACGAAATTAATGCGGCAATGAAAGAAGCTGCTGATCCAGAAACTTACGGCTACACGGAAGACGAAATCGTATCCTCCGACATCAAGGGCCTGACTTTCGGTTCCCTGTTCGACGCTACGCAAACTAAAGTTCTGTCCGTTGGCGACAAACAGCTCGTTAAGACTGTTGCTTGGTACGACAACGAAATGTCCTACACTGCCCAGCTCGTTCGTACGCTGGAACACTTCGCAAAACTGACTAAATAA
- the secG gene encoding preprotein translocase subunit SecG has protein sequence MDIFLKVLLLIFSIGLITVVLLQKGKSAGLAGAISGGAEHLFGKTKARGMELVLQRVTVALAAGFFILSIIVAVVVK, from the coding sequence ATGGATATTTTTCTGAAAGTGCTGCTTCTGATTTTTTCTATCGGTCTGATTACGGTGGTTCTGCTGCAAAAGGGCAAGAGCGCAGGCCTTGCAGGCGCCATCTCCGGCGGTGCTGAGCATCTGTTCGGCAAGACGAAAGCGCGCGGCATGGAGCTCGTACTGCAGCGTGTAACGGTTGCACTGGCGGCGGGATTCTTTATTCTGTCCATTATTGTTGCCGTCGTGGTTAAATAA
- a CDS encoding sugar-binding transcriptional regulator: MRNLLEIQKQLLPDLMETLKRRYTILHQILLSDIIGRRTLAASLDMTERVLRAETDLLKSQGLIEIESVGMRISDAGRKLLDLLEPVAKSLFGLDDLEEKIRSSYGLKKVIVVPGDCEASPFTKRELGRAGARALLSVLRTDDTVAVTGGSTLYELAEQMTSPMSLSYKEVLIVPARGGLGESVEFQANTIASTMAKRIGAHYRLLHVPDLLSEDAYQSLAHEPNISEIVQIIRRSRIIVHGIGDAVEMTRRRNLDEETVSKIKDAGAVAESFGHYFNEQGKVVHSMLTMGLRLEDILRTEVVIGIAGGKRKAKAIHAVLRFGQEDILVIDEAAAAEIVREIDEYSAASEQIRH, encoded by the coding sequence ATGCGTAATTTATTGGAAATCCAAAAGCAGCTTCTGCCTGATCTCATGGAAACCCTCAAAAGACGGTATACGATTCTTCATCAGATCCTGTTGTCGGATATTATCGGCCGCAGAACGCTTGCCGCTTCGCTTGATATGACCGAGCGGGTGCTTCGTGCGGAAACGGACCTTCTGAAGTCGCAGGGGCTCATTGAGATCGAGAGTGTTGGCATGCGCATCAGCGATGCCGGACGGAAACTGCTTGATTTGCTCGAGCCTGTGGCCAAAAGCCTCTTTGGCCTTGATGATCTGGAAGAGAAAATTCGTTCAAGCTACGGTTTGAAGAAGGTTATCGTGGTGCCGGGAGATTGTGAGGCTTCACCTTTTACCAAGAGAGAGCTGGGAAGAGCCGGGGCCAGAGCGCTGCTGAGCGTGCTGCGTACCGACGATACGGTTGCCGTTACCGGCGGTTCGACATTGTACGAATTGGCGGAGCAGATGACCTCTCCAATGTCCTTGTCTTACAAAGAAGTCTTGATTGTACCGGCAAGAGGCGGGCTTGGAGAGAGTGTGGAATTTCAGGCCAATACCATCGCTTCAACGATGGCCAAGCGGATCGGAGCGCATTACCGGCTGCTGCATGTGCCGGACTTGCTAAGCGAGGATGCCTATCAATCGCTGGCGCATGAACCGAATATTTCAGAAATTGTACAGATTATCCGCCGTTCGAGAATTATCGTGCATGGAATCGGAGATGCTGTGGAAATGACTCGCCGCAGAAACCTGGACGAGGAAACCGTCAGCAAGATCAAGGATGCAGGCGCCGTTGCCGAATCCTTCGGTCATTACTTTAACGAACAGGGCAAGGTCGTTCATTCCATGCTGACCATGGGACTTCGTCTTGAGGACATTCTTCGGACGGAAGTCGTTATCGGCATAGCCGGAGGAAAGCGCAAGGCTAAAGCCATCCACGCCGTGCTAAGGTTCGGCCAAGAGGACATACTCGTTATAGATGAAGCCGCAGCGGCTGAAATCGTCAGGGAGATCGACGAATATAGCGCTGCCTCCGAGCAGATTCGGCATTAG
- the tpiA gene encoding triose-phosphate isomerase → MSRTPIIAGNWKMFKTVPEAESFFAEVKGAAEVEGVETVICAPFTNLPALTKAAQGTSIKIGAQNLHFEDNGAYTGEISGVMLKDLGVDYVILGHSERRAYFGETDEIVNKKMHAAFRHGITPIVCVGEKLEEREADQTKEVCKVQTEGAFQGLSAEQAAQTVIAYEPIWAIGTGKSSTSADANEVIAYIRSLIKDLYDEATAEVIRIQYGGSVKPENVTEYMGQSDIDGALVGGASLQPASFIQLVEGAK, encoded by the coding sequence ATGAGTAGAACACCAATCATTGCCGGCAACTGGAAGATGTTCAAGACAGTTCCGGAAGCTGAAAGCTTTTTCGCCGAGGTTAAAGGCGCGGCAGAAGTTGAAGGCGTAGAGACGGTAATCTGCGCTCCATTCACCAATCTGCCGGCTCTGACGAAAGCGGCTCAAGGTACGAGCATCAAAATCGGCGCACAGAACCTGCATTTCGAGGACAACGGCGCTTACACAGGCGAAATCAGCGGCGTTATGCTGAAGGATCTTGGCGTGGATTATGTTATTCTCGGCCACTCTGAGCGCCGCGCTTACTTCGGTGAAACCGATGAAATCGTAAACAAGAAGATGCATGCGGCTTTCCGCCACGGTATTACTCCGATCGTATGCGTAGGCGAGAAGCTCGAAGAGCGTGAAGCCGACCAAACGAAGGAAGTTTGCAAAGTGCAAACTGAAGGCGCGTTCCAAGGTCTGAGCGCGGAACAGGCAGCTCAAACCGTTATCGCTTACGAGCCAATCTGGGCGATCGGTACCGGCAAATCCTCCACTTCGGCGGATGCCAATGAGGTTATTGCTTACATCCGCAGCCTGATCAAGGATCTGTATGATGAAGCGACTGCTGAAGTGATTCGCATCCAGTACGGCGGCAGCGTGAAGCCTGAGAACGTTACCGAATATATGGGCCAAAGCGACATCGACGGCGCTCTTGTCGGCGGCGCAAGCCTGCAGCCAGCTTCCTTCATCCAATTGGTTGAGGGGGCGAAGTAA
- the clpP gene encoding ATP-dependent Clp endopeptidase proteolytic subunit ClpP: protein MSYIPMVVEQSNRGERAYDIYSRLLKDRIIFLGTEVNDVVANSIIAQMLFLAAEDPEKDISLYINSPGGSITAGMAIFDTMQYIKPDVSTICVGLAASMGAFLLNAGAKGKRYALPNSEIMIHQPLGGAQGQATDIEIRARRILKMRDKLNKILAERTGQPLERIEKDTDRDYFMSAADAAEYGLVDKVIENTTSVGA, encoded by the coding sequence GTGAGTTACATTCCTATGGTCGTAGAACAAAGCAACCGCGGCGAGCGGGCGTATGACATCTATTCCCGTCTGCTGAAGGACCGCATCATTTTCCTTGGAACCGAGGTCAATGACGTGGTAGCCAATTCCATCATCGCACAAATGCTCTTCCTGGCCGCCGAGGACCCGGAGAAAGATATTTCCTTGTACATTAACAGTCCGGGCGGTTCCATCACCGCTGGCATGGCGATTTTCGATACGATGCAGTACATCAAGCCTGACGTCTCCACGATCTGCGTCGGTCTCGCCGCTTCCATGGGCGCCTTCCTGCTCAACGCCGGAGCCAAAGGCAAACGCTATGCGCTGCCGAACAGCGAAATTATGATTCACCAGCCGCTGGGCGGAGCCCAAGGACAAGCTACGGACATCGAGATCCGCGCCCGCCGCATCCTGAAAATGCGCGACAAGCTGAACAAGATTCTGGCTGAACGCACCGGCCAACCGCTGGAGCGCATCGAGAAGGACACGGACCGCGACTACTTCATGAGTGCAGCGGACGCAGCCGAATACGGCCTTGTCGACAAAGTCATCGAGAATACAACCTCCGTTGGCGCCTAA
- a CDS encoding phosphoglycerate kinase: MTKKSVRDVEVTGKRVFVRVDFNVPLEDGKITDDTRIRETLPTIKYLIENGAKIILASHMGRPKGQFVDSMRLTPAAERLSELLGKPVAKADEAVGDAVKAKVAELKDGDVLVLENVRFYPGEEKNDPELAKQFSELADLFVNDAFGAAHRAHASTEGIAHYLPAVSGLLMEKELSVLGKALSNPERPFTAIIGGSKVKDKIDVIDNLLTLADNVLIGGGLSYTFSKAQGYEVGKSLLDEEKIDTALGFIEKAKKLGKNFLLPVDVVVADKFGADANTKTVDINEIPADWMGLDIGPKTAALYADVIKNSKLVVWNGPMGVFEIDIFAEGTKAVAQACATTEGYTVIGGGDSAAAAEKFKLADQMDHISTGGGASLEFMEGKALPGVVALNDK, from the coding sequence ATGACCAAAAAAAGTGTCCGTGATGTAGAAGTAACAGGTAAACGCGTATTTGTGCGCGTCGATTTCAACGTGCCTCTCGAAGACGGCAAAATCACCGACGACACGCGTATCCGCGAAACGCTGCCGACGATCAAGTATTTGATCGAGAACGGAGCCAAAATCATTCTGGCGAGCCATATGGGCCGTCCTAAAGGCCAATTCGTCGATTCCATGCGTCTGACTCCGGCTGCGGAGCGTCTGTCCGAGCTTCTGGGCAAACCGGTTGCCAAAGCTGACGAAGCGGTTGGCGATGCGGTAAAAGCGAAAGTTGCCGAACTGAAAGACGGCGACGTTCTGGTGCTTGAAAATGTCCGTTTCTATCCGGGTGAAGAGAAGAACGATCCGGAGCTTGCCAAGCAGTTCTCCGAACTGGCCGATCTGTTCGTCAACGACGCATTCGGCGCAGCGCACCGCGCGCATGCTTCGACCGAAGGCATCGCCCACTATCTGCCAGCTGTGTCCGGACTTCTGATGGAGAAAGAATTGTCCGTACTCGGCAAAGCCCTGTCCAATCCGGAACGTCCTTTCACCGCAATCATCGGCGGTTCGAAAGTTAAAGACAAGATTGACGTTATTGACAACCTGCTGACGCTGGCCGACAACGTGCTGATCGGTGGAGGTCTGTCTTATACGTTCTCCAAAGCTCAAGGCTATGAAGTCGGAAAATCCCTGCTTGACGAGGAAAAAATCGACACCGCTCTTGGCTTTATCGAAAAAGCTAAGAAGCTCGGCAAGAACTTCCTGCTGCCGGTTGACGTTGTAGTGGCCGACAAATTCGGAGCCGATGCGAACACGAAGACCGTCGACATTAACGAAATCCCTGCTGACTGGATGGGCCTGGATATTGGTCCGAAGACCGCCGCACTGTATGCGGACGTCATCAAGAACTCCAAGCTGGTCGTTTGGAACGGACCGATGGGCGTATTTGAAATCGATATTTTCGCAGAAGGCACAAAAGCAGTTGCTCAAGCCTGTGCGACAACAGAAGGCTACACGGTTATCGGTGGCGGCGACTCTGCTGCTGCGGCTGAGAAGTTCAAGCTGGCTGACCAAATGGACCACATCTCCACCGGCGGCGGCGCATCGCTTGAATTTATGGAAGGCAAGGCTCTTCCTGGCGTAGTAGCACTTAACGACAAGTAA
- a CDS encoding GDSL-type esterase/lipase family protein gives MVYHYTAIGDSLTTGFGAMPGNGFVPVYRRMSEISLRTFVAYTNLGINGLTTAELKKLVKYNPLFRQSLREADIITISIGGNDLIHVAKAGGQSHLPSSVYQKALKESGRNFAGIMGQIHQAKAGAGKPYIIRIVGLYNPYPTLEEASGWVRQFNRQLAQYCSKECGFADIYGTFAGHERELLSIDHLHPNGKGYRVIAERLHSMGYGNLNSN, from the coding sequence ATGGTTTACCACTATACGGCGATTGGCGATTCGCTGACCACCGGCTTTGGAGCAATGCCCGGAAATGGCTTTGTTCCCGTTTACCGGCGGATGTCGGAGATATCGCTCCGTACTTTTGTCGCTTATACGAACCTGGGAATCAACGGCTTGACTACAGCCGAGCTGAAGAAGCTAGTAAAATACAACCCGCTGTTTCGCCAATCACTGCGCGAGGCGGATATTATTACGATTTCGATCGGCGGCAACGACCTGATCCATGTCGCGAAGGCGGGGGGGCAGTCCCACTTGCCGTCTTCAGTCTATCAAAAAGCCCTGAAAGAATCCGGGCGCAATTTTGCCGGTATCATGGGACAGATTCACCAAGCGAAGGCAGGCGCCGGCAAGCCCTATATTATACGAATTGTCGGATTGTATAATCCGTATCCTACGCTGGAAGAGGCTTCAGGCTGGGTCCGGCAGTTCAACCGCCAACTGGCGCAGTATTGCAGTAAGGAATGCGGCTTTGCCGATATTTACGGAACGTTTGCCGGACACGAGCGGGAATTGCTCTCGATCGACCATCTTCACCCGAATGGAAAAGGCTACCGCGTGATTGCCGAGCGGCTGCACTCGATGGGGTATGGAAATCTGAACTCCAATTAA
- a CDS encoding DUF3298 and DUF4163 domain-containing protein translates to MNKTNKLARTWGAGMLAAALLLGGTVVSAGTGEAAPVKAKVKAGYSLVALKYNGTLTMQQGIFREGKLWIPVTFLKNTLGMPITYNKAENSYTAGQGIRQTKLTVTVYGISIAVNGYFINEYEGRSYNNRLYVPFGLLSDYLGYRGDFSASSGRLNIMNRPLNKVTVTTETYAKEIGDSAIRLNYPQIAGLAEASAQKSINDTLRQAAMSFAEDADRAIAEKSEQDRPYEFDSNYVVTYNQNGVLSLVMDQYAYTGGAHGMTLRQAFTFSLKDGKRLLLKDLFGANPNYKKLLNEKVGKLLRADEGYFGGFTGLNTEKYFYLKDGRVVLFFQLYEYTPYAAGFPEFTFTFNELLPDGSNPFARLK, encoded by the coding sequence TGAAGCCGCGCCGGTCAAGGCTAAGGTTAAGGCCGGTTATTCTCTGGTTGCCTTGAAGTACAATGGAACCCTTACGATGCAGCAGGGCATTTTCCGAGAAGGAAAGCTATGGATTCCGGTGACTTTTTTGAAAAATACTCTGGGCATGCCGATCACCTATAACAAGGCGGAGAACAGCTATACCGCCGGGCAGGGAATCCGTCAGACCAAGCTTACGGTTACCGTATACGGAATCTCAATTGCGGTTAACGGGTATTTTATCAACGAGTATGAGGGCCGCAGCTACAATAACCGTCTTTACGTACCTTTTGGCCTGCTCAGTGATTATCTCGGCTACCGTGGTGACTTTAGCGCTTCTTCCGGCAGATTGAATATAATGAACCGGCCGCTGAACAAGGTGACGGTAACGACGGAGACGTATGCCAAGGAGATTGGGGACTCAGCCATTAGGCTGAATTATCCGCAGATTGCGGGCCTTGCGGAAGCCTCCGCGCAGAAGAGCATTAACGATACGCTAAGACAAGCCGCAATGAGCTTTGCCGAAGATGCTGACAGGGCGATTGCCGAGAAAAGCGAGCAGGACCGTCCGTATGAATTCGACTCGAATTACGTTGTGACCTATAACCAGAACGGTGTGCTGAGCCTGGTCATGGACCAGTACGCCTACACCGGAGGCGCCCACGGCATGACGCTGCGCCAGGCCTTTACGTTTTCGCTGAAGGATGGCAAGCGCCTGCTGCTCAAAGACTTGTTCGGAGCCAATCCGAATTACAAAAAACTGCTGAACGAGAAGGTCGGCAAGCTGTTAAGGGCGGATGAAGGCTATTTTGGCGGTTTCACCGGCCTGAATACGGAGAAATATTTTTACCTTAAAGACGGCCGTGTGGTGCTCTTCTTTCAATTATATGAATATACCCCGTATGCCGCAGGCTTTCCGGAGTTTACCTTTACCTTTAATGAGCTGCTGCCGGACGGAAGCAATCCGTTCGCCCGTTTAAAATAG